One window of the Yamadazyma tenuis chromosome 6, complete sequence genome contains the following:
- the SUA7 gene encoding transcription initiation factor IIB (EggNog:ENOG503NU54; BUSCO:EOG09262PAY; COG:K) — protein MSVKTATAVDEPFTGPNLNITLVCPDCKIYPPDLIERFSEGDIVCGSCGLVLSDRVVDTRSEWRTFSNDDQNGDDPSRVGDAGNPLLDHENLSTMISHSPDSLRIGRELSRAQSKSLVDKKDNALAAAFAKISQMCDGYQLPKIVQDAAKEVYKLVYEERPLRGKSQESIMAASIFIGCRKAKVPRTFKEIWALTNVPRTEIGKVFKIMDRIIREKNAINPAAFSLVEDNIQTTQTSAEDLIRRYCSHLGLGTQITNAAEYIARRCKELGVLAGRSPTTIAATVIYMANVIFGADLQPSKIADKTGVSEGTIKTSYRVITEQKDELTNPAWTLPSSDVQGNTGR, from the coding sequence ATGAGTGTTAAAACTGCAACAGCTGTTGATGAACCTTTCACTGGaccaaacttgaacatcacTCTTGTTTGTCCAGACTGTAAGATATACCCTCCTGATCTTATTGAAAGATTTAGTGAGGGGGATATCGTGTGTGGTAGTTGTGGGCTCGTCTTAAGTGACAGAGTTGTTGATACAAGATCTGAGTGGAGAACTTTTAGCAACGACGatcaaaatggtgatgatcCCAGCCGTGTGGGTGATGCTGGGAACCCACTTTTGGATCATGAAAACTTATCCACGATGATATCGCATTCCCCTGACAGTTTAAGGATTGGTCGGGAATTGAGTAGAGCCCAGTCAAAGTCTTTGGTGGATAAAAAAGATAACGCTTTGGCTGCAGCCTTTGCGAAGATATCTCAGATGTGTGATGGTTATCAGTTGCCTAAGATTGTTCAAGATGCCGCAAAAGAGGTTTATAAATTGGTGTATGAAGAGCGGCCATTGAGAGGGAAATCACAAGAGTCCATCATGGCCGCTTCCATATTCATTGGATGTCGGAAAGCCAAAGTCCCTCGTACGTTCAAAGAAATATGGGCTTTGACTAATGTGCCTCGTACAGAAATCGGTAAGGTATTCAAAATCATGGATAGAATCATCCGGGAGAAGAATGCTATAAACCCAGCTGCATTCTCTTTGGTCGAAGATAACATTCAGACCACCCAAACCTCGGCTGAAGATTTAATAAGAAGATACTGTTCTCATTTGGGGTTGGGAACTCAAATCACAAACGCAGCCGAGTATATTGCTAGGAGATGTAAAGAATTGGGTGTTTTGGCAGGAAGATCGCCAACCACGATTGCGGCCACCGTGATTTATATGGCCAATGTGATATTTGGGGCCGACTTACAACCTTCCAAGATTGCTGATAAAACAGGGGTTAGTGAAGGAACGATAAAAACGTCGTATCGGGTCATAACAGAACAAAAAGACGAGTTAACAAATCCTGCTTGGACTTTACCTTCTAGTGATGTTCAAGGAAATACAGGAAGGTAA
- a CDS encoding membrane dipeptidase family M19 protein (EggNog:ENOG503NUTJ; MEROPS:MER0001260; COG:O), with protein sequence MGLFSNKNPEPKELDLDTLCKSHPIVDTHNDFPYLLRSQLHNEISNNPTFDFNHTTAHTDLTRLKKGKVGVQFFSCYIECKNPDKFYQDFNIPNSAVRDTMEQIDVTERLCKQYNLAMVHSSEDAWKRFKEGKFVVTMGVEGLHQIDMSLGVLRLYFQLGVRYITLTHNCDNPFATAASSVAGGLEDKGLTSFGAECVKEMNRLGMMVDLAHVSLKTMHDALDISRSPVMFSHSSAYALCEHGRNVPDDVLLKLKKNNGVICINFFPIFLKKEGEVTIDDAVDHMVYVINLIGWDHVGFGSDFDGIPSGPKGLEDVSKYPDFIKKVAAKTNGSNADLAKMMGGNVMRVWRDNELMAAKLKHEPACDENWDKREWAFHKFVKMFPEIFAGSMDAKQNTYSEYSV encoded by the coding sequence ATGGGGTTATTTTCAAATAAAAATCCAGAGCCAAAGGAATTGGATCTTGACACACTCTGCAAATCTCACCCTATTGTTGACACACATAACGACTTCCCATACCTTTTGCGAAGCCAGCTTCACAATGAGATATCAAATAATCCTACATTTGACTTCAATCACACAACCGCTCATACCGACCTCACAAGGTTGAAAAAAGGTAAGGTGGGTGTTCAGTTCTTCAGCTGTTACATTGAGTGCAAGAATCCGGACAAGTTTTACCAGGATTTCAATATTCCCAATAGTGCGGTGAGGGACACCATGGAGCAAATAGATGTGACAGAAAGACTCTGCAAACAGTACAATTTGGCGATGGTGCACAGTTCGGAAGATGCTTGGAAACGgttcaaagaaggaaaatTTGTTGTCACCATGGGGGTTGAAGGTCTTCATCAGATTGATATGTCATTGGGTGTGTTGAGACTATACTTCCAATTAGGAGTCAGGTACATCACTTTAACTCATAATTGTGATAACCCGTTTGCAACAGCCGCTTCTTCTGTGGCAGGTGGCTTAGAGGACAAAGGCTTGACAAGTTTCGGGGCTGAGTGTGTTAAAGAAATGAATAGATTAGGAATGATGGTGGACTTGGCCCATGTGAGCTTGAAGACCATGCATGATGCGTTGGATATATCTCGATCACCAGTAATGTTCTCCCACTCATCAGCCTACGCCTTGTGTGAACACGGTAGAAATGTTCCGGATGAcgtgttgttgaagttgaaaaagaatAATGGAGTTATTTGTATCAACTTTTTCCCTATTTTCTTAAagaaagaaggagaagtgACTATTGACGATGCAGTCGACCATATGGTGTATGTAATCAACCTTATTGGCTGGGACCATGTAGGCTTTGGTAGTGATTTTGACGGGATTCCCAGTGGTCCTAAAGGgcttgaagatgtttcCAAGTATCCTGATTTTATTAAGAaagtggctgcaaaaaccaATGGTAGTAATGCAGATCTTGCTAAGATGATGGGGGGAAATGTCATGAGAGTCTGGAGAGATAACGAGCTCATGGCGGCTAAGTTGAAGCATGAGCCTGCTTGTGATGAAAACTGGGACAAGCGAGAATGGGCTTTTCACAAGTTTGTCAAGATGTTCCCAGAGATATTCGCTGGTTCGATGGATGCTAAGCAGAATACTTATCTGGAATATTCAGTATGA
- a CDS encoding uncharacterized protein (COG:B; EggNog:ENOG503NVUA): MSHQICEFNLPPLKKKRKAKSPSATDISANGMSIKKDSPGSPIPDDPKHVELPKYFFRLEGNNEFDQYIFGSLLDSNSIELYPVESIKRTILTSNGTIFLQAEGNMEDVEERKVEIEKINQIIGNVGPKLVALYFRIVHTSFPILSKNKFLEEYTEDQGHISPCLLSCLYLFALNWWSFDSDLSIETKPSQKEIEVLAEANFYREIKKPMISTVQAGLLLIQHQSFRDRYDNPCDCWPHQSAVYACAQSLGLNKDCSSWNIPVWEKSLRRRLSWGLYVQEKWLSFTSDKRSHIDSKDWTVGDLDPIKDFEDFKETEMESENIIDGKIDLEIGKTLFLQKVELTKIVNEILLRLHSEEAKSVLNCLPVQDPLLSLKKTLEYIKPLQIRLTAWESRLPTNLVIETNVSRGFISGAPNIYISNFSAQVSVLRPVLRILSSIRESKLLVDKEFIGIRDIVYNKCMTILEKFIKFLSELRAEHLQTFWYTSARNGLSNIVVFEFLLALVSKNKAELDNCLDKIEESVWKLKLNNKNAEFFSHAISWWNILKKHLTFKLENFVFYNEGNIGENRIENGKIKDELIYEDPNIGNSLTNPMDRAQTIGNESYLSPEYFNIDSMDNFIFTYQNGE, translated from the coding sequence ATGAGCCATCAGATTTGTGAGTTTAATCTTCCaccattgaaaaagaagcGGAAAGCAAAGTCTCCACTGGCAACCGATATTAGTGCCAATGGCATGTCCATAAAAAAAGACTCGCCGGGTCTGCCAATCCCAGACGATCCCAAACATGTCGAGCTTCCCAAATACTTCTTCCGGCTTGAAGGGAACAACGAGTTTGATCAATACATATTTGGGTCCCTTTTAGACAGCAACAGTATTGAACTCTATCCGGTTGAATCAATCAAAAGAACCATTCTCACCCTGAACGGCACCATCTTCCTTCAGGCCGAAGGCAACATGGAGGATGTAGAGGAAAGAAAAGTCGAAATCGAAAAGATTAACCAGATAATAGGTAATGTGGGCCCCAAGCTAGTTGCTCTCTACTTCAGAATCGTCCATACATCgtttccaattctttcgAAAAACAAATTCCTCGAGGAGTATACGGAGGACCAGGGTCATATTAGTCCATGTCTCTTATCGTGTCTATACTTGTTTGCGTTAAATTGGTGGTCTTTTGACTCGGATCTCTCGATTGAGACTAAACCCTCTCAAAAGGAAATCGAGGTGCTTGCGGAAGCTAATTTCTACAGGGAAATCAAGAAGCCCATGATATCGACTGTGCAAGCAGGTCTTTTGCTCATCCAGCACCAGAGTTTTAGGGATAGGTATGATAACCCTTGCGACTGCTGGCCCCACCAGTCAGCCGTGTATGCGTGTGCGCAGAGTTTGGGATTGAACAAGGACTGTTCGTCATGGAATATTCCGGTTTGGGAGAAGTCTTTGAGACGAAGACTCTCGTGGGGGCTTTATGTGCAAGAGAAATGGCTCAGTTTCACTTCCGATAAGCGTTCTCATATCGACTCCAAGGACTGGACTGTAGGTGACCTTGACCCCATAaaggactttgaagacttcaaggAGACGGAAATGGAATCAGAGAATATAATAGATGGTAAAATCGACTTGGAAATTGGTAAGACGTTGTTTTTGCAAAAGGTGGAGCTTACGAAAATAGTGAACGAGATTCTATTACGGCTTCATTCTGAGGAGGCAAAGAGCGTATTAAACTGTTTACCGGTACAAGATCCGttgttgagcttgaaaAAGACCCTAGAGTACATCAAGCCGTTGCAAATACGGCTTACGGCCTGGGAATCGCGTTTGCCAACTAACTTGGTGATTGAGACTAATGTGCTGAGAGGCTTCATCTCTGGAGCTCCCAACATATACATTTCCAATTTCCTGGCCCAGGTGTCGGTTTTAAGGCCGGTGTTAAGAATTCTCAGCAGTATTAGAGAAAGTAAACTTTTGGTTGACAAGGAATTCATTGGGATCAGAGACATTGTGTACAATAAGTGTATGACGATTCTCGAaaaattcatcaagttcttgagtGAATTAAGGGCAGAGCATCTTCAGACCTTCTGGTATACGAGTGCTAGAAATGGGCTAAGTAACATTGTTGTAtttgagtttttgttggccCTTGTATCTAAGAACAAGGCAGAACTAGATAACTGTTTGGACAAGATTGAGGAATCTGTTTGGAAACTTAAGCTTAATAATAAGAATGCCGAGTTCTTTCTGCATGccatttcttggtggaacATATTAAAGAAGCACTTGACGTTCaagcttgaaaattttGTATTCTACAATGAAGGGAATATTGGAGAGAACCGGATCGAAAATGGGAAAATCAAAGATGAATTGATTTATGAAGATCCTAACATTGGTAACAGCCTAACCAATCCCATGGACAGAGCTCAAACCATAGGTAACGAGAGCTACTTACTGCCCGAGTACTTCAATATCGATAGTATGGacaatttcatcttcacaTACCAGAATGGGGAGTAG
- the LAP1 gene encoding Leucine aminopeptidase 1 (MEROPS:MER0005131; EggNog:ENOG503NVAW; COG:O), translated as METEETAQTTEFVSFSGNVRSVINDSVRKSDVSDIPIISLSQPRHQVVQQIRDACTRIGFFYITDHEVPQQYIDKLLSAAEKFFHAPGHVREEIHFSKSKHFRGYERCGDNNTETGKNPDLNEQFSWGYDATLDPIKPSIGFDNNSKQDKNIMIGDNVWPTQVPELKPAVKDYYGSVLMLARKLIKLFALALSLPETYFDPMFMSPGAMGRILHYFPQNPAVEDTLGLGAHTDIECFTILYQGNVPALQVLNSSGEWIEATPVENTFVINIGDMLARWSNDVFISTVHRVLNVTGKERYSIPVFVGTEYSTIIEPLATCVGPEGPKYKPIKAGDYVYKRLAFSRLGREEYEQKIKELGFPLLDVFGKGQEPTRLIKLGPENFEFVSENTKLMYKRNKVNFIDITNKIDIDEARNLGLVSVGQDSSLLKSFALLGSKQLSEVITPKVYDYPKKAVHQDKVNEYITQIDSELMYDNLAEFSSFYTRYYKSNTGVESAEWLEKRLLDLAADTDVTVSRVKHDGWDQFSLIASIPGTVDTKVVVGAHQDSANLILPNSLPAPGADDDGSGTITILEAFRILIQDYKAGNFKPHQTLEFHFYSAEEGGLLGSYDVFDRYYYANVTVIGLLQQDMTGYTGNMDPNDIHMGLIEDYTSPSLNEFIKMIVETYCAIPYHSTECGYACSDHASALEHGYPASFVIESEFRYSSKYIHSVMDTIDRIDFDHVKEHTKLTIGFAYEMSMAKVKEV; from the exons AtggaaacagaagaaacagCCCAGACCACCGAGTTTGTTTCTTTCAGCGGAAATGTACGCAGCGTTATCAACGATAGCGTTAGAAAGTCAGACGTTTCGGATATACCTATCATTTCACTAAGTCAGCCCCGACATCAGGTCGTACAGCAGATCCGTGATGCATGCACACGAATAGGATTTTTCTATATTACCGACCACGAAGTTCCTCAACAGTATATTGATAAGTTGTTATCAGCAGCAGAGAAGTTCTTTCACGCTCCCGGACATGTTCGAGAGGAAATACatttttccaagtccaaacaCTTTCGGGGCTACGAAAGATGTGGTGATAACAATACTGAAACCGGCAAGAACCCTGATTTGAATGAACAGTTTAGTTGGGGCTATGATGCTACTTTAGACCCCATTAAACCCTCAATAGGATTCGACAATAATTCAAAACAGGATAAGAATATCATGATTGGTGATAACGTGTGGCCCACACAGGTTCCGGAGTTGAAGCCGGCTGTGAAGGACTACTATGGAAGTGTGTTGATGTTGGCTAGAAAGCTTATAAAGCTTTTCGCTTTGGCTTTAAGCTTGCCAGAAACCTATTTTGACCCCATGTTCATGAGTCCCGGCGCTATGGGGAGAATCTTACATTATTTCCCACAGAACCCAGCTGTTGAAGACACATTAGGCCTTGGAGCTCATACAGACATCGAGTGTTTCACTATTTTATACCAGGGAAATGTTCCTGCTTTACAGGTGTTGAACAGTTCCGGAGAATGGATAGAGGCTACTCCTGTGGAAAATACCTTTGTCATCAATATCGGGGATATGTTGGCCCGGTGGTCTAATGATGTGTTTATCTCTACCGTGCATCGCGTTCTTAACGTCACAGGAAAAGAACGATACTCGATTCCAGTGTTCGTGGGAACTGAGTATTCCACGATCATCGAACCTTTAGCTACATGTGTTGGTCCAGAAGGTCCAAAGTACAAGCCAATCAAGGCTGGGGATTATGTGTATAAAAGACTTGCATTTAGCAGGTTGGGACGAGAAGAGTACGAACAAAAGATCAAAGAGCTTGG CTTTCCACTCCTCGATGTGTTCGGTAAAGGCCAAGAGCCCACTCGATTGATCAAATTGGGTCCTGAAaactttgagtttgtgtCTGAAAACACAAAGTTAATGTATAAGAGAAACAAGGTCAACTTCAtcgatatcaccaacaaaatcgataTAGATGAAGCTAGAAATCTCGGGCTTGTTTCAGTTGGTCAGGACAGCTCTTTATTGAAATCGTTTGCCCTCCTTGGCTCCAAGCAGCTCAGTGAAGTAATTACTCCAAAAGTGTATGATTATCCTAAGAAGGCCGTGCACCAAGATAAGGTGAATGAGTATATTACACAAATAGACTCCGAATTGATGTATGATAATTTGGCTGAGTTCTCGTCATTCTACACAAGATACTACAAGTCCAATACTGGGGTTGAAAGTGCCGAATGGTTGGAAAAGCGCTTATTGGACCTTGCTGCTGACACCGATGTCACTGTGCTGAGAGTTAAGCACGATGGTTGGGACCAATTCTCGTTGATTGCATCTATTCCCGGAACGGTAGATACTAAGGTTGTGGTAGGAGCTCACCAAGACTCGGCCAATTTGATCTTGCCCAACCTGTTGCCAGCACCAGGAGCTGATGACGATGGGTCCGgaaccatcaccattttggAAGCCTTTAGAATCTTGATACAAGATTACAAGGCTGGAAATTTCAAGCCACACCAGACGTTGGAGTTTCACTTCTACTCTGCTGAAGAAGGAGGATTATTGGGGTCTTACGACGTTTTTGACAGATATTATTATGCAAACGTAACTGTCATTGGCTTGTTGCAGCAAGATATGACCGGTTATACTGGAAACATGGATCCAAATGATATTCATATGGGTTTGATTGAAGACTATACCTCTCCTTCCTTGAAcgagttcatcaagatgATTGTTGAGACATATTGTGCTATTCCATACCACTCCACCGAATGTGGATATGCTTGTTCTGACCATGCTTCTGCCCTTGAACACGGGTACCCTGCCAGTTTTGTCATCGAGTCCGAGTTCCGCTACAGCAGCAAGTACATTCACTCGGTGATGGACACTATCGACAGAATCGACTTTGACCATGTCAAAGAACATACCAAGTTGACCATTGGGTTTGCCTACGAAATGAGCATGGCCAAGGTCAAGGAAGTATGA
- the LRA2 gene encoding L-rhamnono-gamma-lactonase (COG:E; EggNog:ENOG503NWKA): MKLIDSHIHLSALANQQNMKWQADHPLHKQNRLDEYVAQLHDVDVQIDGVVAIEFDPKNKDPTTLEGCQQSVEEYLYFGRVARGELRPEEGSNQHAHLLKAVIPWAPMPSGPELLEQYVDSLRDSSFHLVKGFRYLLQDKPKQVMLQPQFIKSLKWLEKNNFVFDWGIDLRCGGTWQFEETIDLFKQVSNVKYIINHMTKPTYKDEDIEVWGKYMAEIYRLSPNSYMKLSGGFSELPVEINDDLEKCADLIFPWFNVCWDLWGVDRTIWASNWPVCELKKKNVVANWAKVTEILFDKIHLPQEDRYKVYNTNYKAAYNV; the protein is encoded by the coding sequence ATGAAGCTCATAGATTCACACATTCACCTTCTGGCACTAGCCAATCAGCAGAACATGAAATGGCAGGCCGACCATCCactccacaaacagaaTCGTTTGGACGAGTATGTTGCCCAGTTGCACGACGTTGATGTGCAAATCGACGGCGTGGTTGCAATCGAGTTTGACCCCAAAAACAAAGATCCCACCACCTTAGAAGGGTGTCAGCAGTCAGTGGAAGAGTACCTATACTTCGGGCGGGTGGCCAGAGGAGAATTACGTCCAGAAGAAGGTTCCAACCAGCATGCTCATTTGCTTAAAGCTGTTATTCCATGGGCTCCAATGCCTCTGGGACCCGAGCTCTTGGAACAATATGTGGATAGTCTCAGAGATTCGAGTTTCCACCTCGTGAAAGGATTCCGATATTTGCTTCAGGATAAGCCAAAACAGGTGATGCTCCAGCCGCAGTTTatcaagtcgttgaagtGGCTTGAAAAGAACaactttgtgtttgactGGGGCATTGATTTGAGGTGCGGAGGCACTTGGcagtttgaagaaaccatcgACCtcttcaaacaagtttCGAACGTCAAAtatatcatcaaccacATGACAAAGCCTACGTACAAGGATGAGGACATTGAGGTTTGGGGCAAATATATGGCGGAAATTTACCGGTTGAGTCCTAATTCGTATATGAAGTTGTCGGGAGGATTCAGCGAGTTACCGGTGGAAATAAAcgatgatcttgaaaagtgTGCCGACCTTATCTTCCCATGGTTCAATGTGTGCTGGGATCTTTGGGGAGTGGACAGGACCATCTGGGCCAGTAATTGGCCCGTTTGTGAGCttaagaagaagaatgtggttgcaaattggGCCAAGGTGACGGAAATTCTCTTTGACAAAATCCACTTGCCACAGGAGGATAGATACAAGGTTTACAATACCAACTATAAGGCTGCGTATAATGTATAG
- a CDS encoding uncharacterized protein (COG:F,H; EggNog:ENOG503NWYI), with product MIIGFWASDYLSIQSYENPSSALIIGLSWRQAMMNSILGLFLIAIPITLNGVMGSDLHVPFAVANRASFGYLFSRFAIVTRFCTALFWHAIQTFSGSISMYYVIASIWPRFLDLENSISPSSGITSAQMVAHFVFFVLQFPIMTIPPHKLGWFFMLKIVIVVACLIGMVSGITKMSGGTGDIFRLDASLSGSAKIWATLHTLNSTIGGWATMSTNISDFTRYLKGSKSQYFQVVIIPVFAVFVTMIAIVCSSAAKVLYGEYIWDPTDFAAIWISTGPKGRAASFFMCFSWCLAQIGTNLSANVISAANDLTSLFPRFLNIRRSAIIVTITASWIMVPWKIVYSAGSLINFMSGISLFLAPIFSIMICDYWIVKKRKINVPELYNPHGIYAYDHGINWRAVVALVSSIVPNLPGLALSVNSNLDLPVAISRFATLAYFYGSLSAVLIYYLLNIAFPHKESLIGHSVWELASEIETLTSADDQSICINSEKQFF from the coding sequence ATGATAATAGGATTCTGGGCAAGCGACTACTTATCCATCCAGAGCTATGAGAATCCCTCGTCCGCCTTGATCATCGGTTTGTCCTGGCGACAAGCGATGATGAATTCGATTTTGGGGCTTTTTCTTATTGCAATTCCTATTACCCTCAATGGTGTGATGGGTTCAGACTTGCATGTGCCATTTGCGGTGGCCAACAGAGCGTCGTTTGGTTACTTGTTCTCGAGATTCGCCATCGTGACTCGCTTTTGTACGGCTCTATTTTGGCATGCTATTCAGACGTTTTCGGGAAGTATTTCCATGTACTATGTGATAGCTTCTATTTGGCCCAGGTTCTTGGATCTTGAAAACTCGATATCTCCGTCCTCGGGGATTACCTCTGCTCAGATGGTGGCCCACTTTGTGTTTTTCGTGCTCCAGTTCCCCATAATGACAATTCCTCCCCATAAACTTGGATGGTTTTTCATGCTCAAAATTGTCATTGTAGTGGCTTGTCTTATTGGTATGGTCTCTGGCATAACAAAAATGTCTGGTGGGACGGGAGACATATTCAGACTCGATGCCAGCTTGTCGGGAAGTGCCAAAATATGGGCTACACTTCACACATTAAATAGTACAATAGGTGGCTGGGCCACCATGTCAACGAACATTTCCGATTTCACTCGATACCTCAAAGGGTCCAAGAGCCAATATTTTCAGGTGGTAATCATCCCTGTGTTTGCAGTGTTTGTGACAATGATAGCCATTGTTTGTTCTTCGGCTGCTAAGGTACTTTATGGTGAATACATCTGGGACCCTACCGACTTTGCAGCTATATGGATCTCCACCGGCCCCAAAGGTAGAGCTGCTTCGTTTTTCATGTGTTTTTCGTGGTGTTTGGCACAAATAGGTACGAATCTAAGTGCCAATGTCATCTCTGCCGCTAACGACTTGACGTCTCTTTTTCCCCGGTTCTTGAACATTCGTCGTAGTGCCATAATCGTCACCATCACAGCATCTTGGATTATGGTTCCATGGAAGATTGTTTACAGCGCAGGgtccttgatcaactttaTGTCGGGAATATCATTGTTTTTGGCCCCAATATTCAGTATTATGATTTGTGACTACTGGATTGTCAAGAAGAGGAAAATCAATGTTCCAGAGTTGTACAATCCTCATGGAATCTATGCATACGACCATGGGATAAACTGGAGAGCAGTTGTGGCCCTTGTCTCCTCAATAGTCCCTAACTTGCCCGGTTTGGCTCTCAGCGTGAATTCGAATCTCGACTTACCGGTTGCCATTTCTCGTTTTGCAACGCTTGCTTACTTCTACGGTTCGTTGAGTGCGGTCTTGATTTACTATTTATTGAACATAGCTTTCCCTCACAAAGAATCATTGATTGGCCACCTGGTGTGGGAACTTGCATCGGAGATTGAAACTTTGACCTCAGCCGATGATCAGAGTATATGCATAAACTCTGAGAAGCAGTTTTTTTAG
- a CDS encoding uncharacterized protein (COG:G; EggNog:ENOG503P039), whose amino-acid sequence MLKFLVQLILLVQLVVSLPTTLLPPSQDSFYSAPDGYESAEVGTILASRVAPAQIKSVVFDVHVKGVWQLLVRSTDSFGNPNVIVTTVFEPYNADPSKLVTYQVAQDSANLDCAPSYGFTNGELIRNIVGEAETFLIQQALDEGYYVVSPDYEGLKSVFTGGLQAGHAVLDSLRATLKSGNITGVSSSAKTVVWGYSGGSLASGWAAALQPEYAPELASNLIGVALGGWVTNITATVTSVNAGIFSGLGASGIAGLSNEYSELYDFLKTAMPADKYALFARAYDNCLVEDVLEFPFDDFFYGSDRYFTNGISVLNTSPVAEIIQNNTLGLIASNMPQIPVFVYHGQLDGIVPFAQAERVYDIWCAAGIESFEFAVDETAGHITEIVQGSGAGFAWIQNRFNGKKVVSGCQRTNRLSNLFYPGTSTSIAIFLDALVKNVLGLNIGPNGENLVIDNGSLISKTNSTQS is encoded by the coding sequence ATGCTTAaatttcttgttcaattgatcttgttggtgCAGTTGGTTGTATCACTTCCAACTACTTTGCTTCCTCCATCGCAAGACTCATTTTATTCTGCTCCAGACGGGTACGAGTCAGCCGAAGTTGGAACCATTTTGGCCTCGAGAGTGGCACCTGCTCAAATTAAAAGTGTCGTTTTCGATGTCCACGTCAAAGGTGTCTGGCAATTATTGGTGAGATCAACCGACTCATTTGGAAACCCCAACGTGATTGTCACCACTGTGTTTGAACCTTACAATGCCGACCcttccaaattggtgaCGTACCAGGTGGCCCAGGATTCTGCTAATCTCGACTGCGCACCTTCCTATGGGTTTACGAATGGTGAACTCATCAGGAACATTGTGGGGGAGGCTGAAACGTTTTTAATCCAGCAGGCTTTGGATGAGGGATACTACGTGGTGTCGCCCGACTACGAAGGATTGAAGTCGGTGTTTACCGGAGGTCTCCAGGCTGGACATGCAGTGTTGGACTCGCTTAGAGCCACTTTGAAGAGTGGGAACATTACCGGGGTGAGCTCCAGTGCCAAAACGGTGGTCTGGGGTTATTCGGGAGGTTCTTTGGCCAGTGGATGGGCTGCTGCTTTGCAGCCCGAGTACGCTCCCGAATTGGCCTCCAACTTGATCGGAGTTGCTCTCGGGGGTTGGGTTACCAACATCACTGCCACCGTCACCTCTGTCAATGCCGGGATTTTCTCTGGTTTGGGTGCTAGTGGGATTGCTGGTTTGAGTAACGAATACTCTGAGTTGTatgacttcttgaagacGGCTATGCCTGCTGACAAGTACGCTTTGTTCGCCAGGGCCTATGATAACTGTTTGGTGGAAGACGTTCTCGAGTTCCCATTCGATGACTTCTTCTATGGCTCTGACAGATACTTTACCAACGGGATCTCGGTGTTGAACACATCCCCCGTGGCGGAGATTATTCAGAACAACACCTTGGGATTAATTGCTTCCAACATGCCCCAGATCCCTGTGTTCGTGTACCATGGACAACTCGATGGAATTGTGCCCTTTGCCCAGGCTGAAAGAGTCTATGACATTTGGTGTGCTGCCGGAATCGAGTCGTTTGAATTTGCAGTCGATGAGACTGCCGGCCACATCACTGAAATTGTCCAGGGAAGTGGGGCAGGTTTCGCCTGGATCCAAAACAGATTCAACGGTAAGAAGGTTGTTTCTGGATGTCAGAGAACAAACCGACTCTCGAATCTTTTCTACCCTGGAACTTCTACGTCCATTGCTATATTCCTTGATGCGTTGGTCAAGAACGTTCTTGGACTTAACATTGGTCCTAACGGTGAAAACTTGGTTATTGACAATGGAtccttgatttccaagACCAACTCTACCCAGTCTTAG